From a region of the Brevibacterium siliguriense genome:
- a CDS encoding 2-oxo acid dehydrogenase subunit E2, producing the protein MRRSSAQQLEGMSLTVKSEQHGHSSVRLQGMRRAIANQMAKSHAEIPGVHIIDEVDVSGLPLSRLLPVIVTATSCIIRKYSHLNAHFDGEELTTFDYCNVGIAVDTDDGLVVPVIRSANEKSVVEIAQDIDDLALRAREKALTPTDMKNATITVTSPGKRGGIIATPLINPPQTAIIGVHRAFERPTVHEGSIQVRKIANVTTTFDHRVIDGAEAGDFTIELVHQIEATVRHLANR; encoded by the coding sequence ATGCGACGCTCCTCAGCACAACAACTGGAGGGGATGTCGTTGACTGTCAAGAGTGAACAACACGGTCATTCAAGCGTTCGGCTACAAGGTATGCGACGAGCTATTGCTAATCAGATGGCGAAGTCGCATGCGGAGATCCCCGGGGTCCATATCATCGATGAAGTCGACGTCAGTGGTCTTCCACTGTCTCGCCTACTTCCCGTGATAGTCACGGCGACGTCTTGCATCATTCGGAAGTACAGCCACCTGAACGCGCACTTCGACGGTGAGGAACTGACCACCTTCGATTACTGCAACGTAGGCATAGCCGTCGATACCGACGACGGACTTGTCGTTCCAGTAATTCGATCAGCCAACGAAAAGTCCGTGGTTGAGATTGCACAGGACATAGATGATCTTGCCCTTCGTGCTCGTGAGAAGGCATTGACACCGACCGATATGAAAAACGCTACGATCACTGTCACCAGCCCCGGAAAACGCGGTGGCATTATAGCTACTCCATTAATCAATCCGCCACAGACGGCAATAATTGGAGTGCATCGTGCATTCGAACGACCAACCGTCCATGAAGGATCAATCCAGGTCAGGAAAATTGCCAATGTCACAACTACTTTCGACCACCGCGTCATCGACGGAGCTGAAGCCGGCGATTTCACCATTGAACTGGTACACCAGATCGAAGCCACGGTGAGGCATCTTGCAAACAGATGA
- a CDS encoding thiamine pyrophosphate-dependent dehydrogenase E1 component subunit alpha, with translation MTLNGARDELGIWRQLVQARSFDQAMCEHNPHWHEARGEEAVIVGGFAGLEVTDVVAPHFRGACAVALLRGSTPEQLAANVFGTYRSQSLGNWRGDICPSPSSNFIGMFSGSLGTSVSYATGAALHLKRQSSEAIAVCAFGDGTVNSGIVYESMNIASMLQLPIVYICQNNQYATSLPASVAIAGNDVSARARACGMPAVDVDGNDVDDVIRNRNQAVERARHGAGPSFIHAKTYRLGGHYMTDPEVYRTAEEVSCWEARDPLTRYRDSLADKGVLSHKEAQEHIASENQQMLEIIAEAKQEREHDLLNRSPYSEDWRAAS, from the coding sequence ATGACACTCAATGGAGCCCGAGACGAACTTGGGATCTGGAGACAACTTGTCCAAGCTCGCAGTTTCGACCAAGCAATGTGCGAGCACAACCCGCATTGGCACGAAGCACGCGGTGAAGAGGCGGTGATCGTCGGAGGATTCGCAGGCTTGGAAGTCACTGACGTCGTCGCTCCACACTTCCGCGGAGCTTGCGCTGTCGCACTGCTGCGCGGCTCAACCCCTGAGCAGCTTGCGGCAAATGTGTTCGGCACATACCGAAGTCAGTCGCTGGGGAACTGGCGCGGAGACATCTGCCCGAGCCCCAGCAGCAATTTCATAGGAATGTTCTCGGGCTCGTTGGGCACATCGGTGTCGTATGCGACCGGAGCCGCCCTTCACCTCAAACGACAATCGTCAGAAGCCATTGCGGTATGCGCATTTGGAGACGGGACCGTCAATTCCGGCATCGTCTACGAATCGATGAACATAGCGTCGATGCTCCAACTTCCGATCGTCTACATCTGTCAGAACAACCAGTATGCGACTTCATTGCCGGCATCAGTCGCAATTGCGGGCAACGACGTCTCGGCTCGGGCTCGCGCCTGCGGCATGCCCGCCGTGGATGTCGACGGCAACGACGTTGACGACGTTATACGCAACCGGAACCAGGCAGTCGAACGTGCGAGACATGGAGCTGGACCGAGTTTCATCCACGCTAAGACTTATCGTCTCGGAGGCCACTATATGACTGACCCGGAGGTCTACCGAACCGCTGAGGAAGTCAGCTGTTGGGAGGCGCGAGATCCTCTCACCAGGTACCGCGATTCGCTTGCCGACAAGGGGGTCCTCTCACACAAAGAAGCACAGGAACACATCGCCTCCGAGAATCAGCAGATGCTCGAGATCATCGCAGAGGCGAAGCAGGAACGGGAGCACGATCTGCTCAACCGTTCGCCCTACTCCGAAGATTGGAGGGCCGCATCATGA
- a CDS encoding biotin/lipoyl-containing protein, with the protein MITEVTVADLGEGNEEGIFVDWLVDEGESVEAGEAVAEVMTDKVSSEVVAPVSGVLHEQRVSPDDTLTLGVVIGTIEVKR; encoded by the coding sequence ATGATTACGGAAGTCACGGTGGCTGACCTCGGTGAAGGAAACGAAGAAGGCATCTTCGTCGACTGGCTCGTCGACGAAGGAGAAAGCGTCGAAGCAGGTGAGGCAGTGGCCGAAGTCATGACCGATAAGGTCAGCAGCGAAGTCGTCGCGCCAGTGTCCGGCGTCCTCCACGAGCAACGAGTCTCTCCTGATGACACATTGACCCTAGGCGTGGTCATCGGAACGATCGAGGTCAAGAGATGA
- a CDS encoding FadR/GntR family transcriptional regulator — protein MDDSTRAALGELGPEASDSHNSMTQIFADDPVSSRLATIIHDLEPGARLPSERLLAEKLQVSRNAIRDRIGVLEGLGALARRKGSGTYVESLKPDSLAFALNLAISSSHLPLSSLESVRIALERQAAAEATEAADPVLIAYMRSALNSMASTDDSMEILEADRAFHQSLLRAAGNPALIFFADALAGVLVQGMKDRSDRSVARVSKEALIGKHEDIYEAVVSGRQEAAMAAIDEHFKALPQQAS, from the coding sequence ATGGACGATTCGACGCGTGCCGCACTGGGCGAGCTGGGCCCGGAGGCGAGCGATTCGCACAATTCGATGACGCAGATCTTTGCAGATGACCCCGTTTCCAGTCGGCTGGCAACTATCATCCATGACCTCGAGCCTGGCGCTCGGTTGCCCTCTGAGCGTCTACTCGCGGAGAAACTGCAGGTCAGCCGCAACGCAATCCGGGACAGGATCGGTGTTCTGGAGGGGTTGGGCGCATTGGCGCGTCGGAAAGGTTCGGGTACGTATGTCGAAAGCCTGAAGCCGGACAGCCTCGCATTCGCGTTGAACCTTGCGATCAGCTCGTCTCACCTTCCGCTGTCGAGCTTGGAGTCTGTCCGTATAGCGCTCGAAAGACAGGCGGCTGCCGAGGCTACAGAGGCCGCTGATCCGGTACTGATTGCCTATATGCGAAGCGCGCTCAATTCGATGGCTTCGACCGACGATTCTATGGAGATCCTGGAAGCAGATCGGGCGTTTCATCAATCACTGTTGCGCGCCGCAGGCAATCCAGCGCTGATCTTCTTTGCTGATGCTCTGGCTGGCGTCTTGGTGCAGGGTATGAAAGACCGAAGCGATCGTTCAGTAGCTCGCGTATCGAAGGAGGCTCTCATCGGTAAGCACGAAGACATCTACGAGGCGGTCGTGTCCGGACGGCAAGAGGCGGCAATGGCCGCAATCGACGAACATTTCAAGGCGCTGCCGCAGCAGGCTTCGTGA
- a CDS encoding aminotransferase family protein translates to MKTKAQTSVFHRDLVNTPKMVSHADGVHVWDADGNQYLDASSGGNVVISIGYGVEKVIDAMTEQARKVSFCGAFTSEPQEALAQQLAEFAPNGLDKVRFVSGGSEANETAIKLARHYHVESGNSEKYKIVGRWRSYHGNTLGALSATGHVLRRKNYLPMLLPFPHAAPPYQYRCQFCSERSSCTLQCADDVERLILNEGPESVAAFIAEPIVGAAAMGMVADPKYFSRVREICDKYDVLLIVDEVLSGMGRTGANFAIEHWNTRPDIITCGKGISSGYTPLGAVITTNEIHDAVRIGSGAFEHGFTYGGNPLSCAVGSAVLTYIQDNKLVENAATVGSYLQERVAQEIGGLDIVGEVSGKGMLCGIEIVADRETKEPFSPEIAIATRIARRTQELGVLINPSFSGNVDGYRGDRFGICPPLTFTREQVDETVDALGRAVREVREQVRFE, encoded by the coding sequence ATGAAAACCAAAGCCCAAACTAGCGTGTTTCATCGAGATCTGGTCAATACCCCCAAAATGGTCAGTCACGCCGACGGTGTGCACGTATGGGACGCCGATGGCAATCAGTACCTCGATGCTTCTTCCGGTGGCAATGTTGTCATCAGTATCGGCTATGGAGTCGAGAAGGTCATCGATGCCATGACCGAGCAGGCACGTAAGGTGAGTTTCTGCGGAGCATTCACCAGCGAACCTCAGGAAGCGCTTGCGCAGCAGCTAGCAGAGTTCGCGCCCAATGGGCTCGACAAAGTCCGGTTCGTCTCGGGTGGTTCCGAAGCCAACGAGACCGCGATCAAACTCGCACGTCACTACCATGTGGAATCCGGTAATTCCGAGAAGTACAAGATCGTAGGACGCTGGCGCAGCTACCACGGCAACACTCTCGGAGCTCTGTCAGCCACCGGGCATGTGCTTCGACGAAAGAATTACCTCCCGATGCTCCTACCTTTTCCTCACGCCGCTCCTCCCTACCAGTACCGGTGTCAGTTCTGTTCCGAGCGATCATCTTGCACACTGCAGTGCGCCGATGACGTGGAAAGACTCATCCTCAATGAGGGACCAGAAAGTGTCGCCGCATTCATCGCTGAACCGATTGTCGGAGCTGCCGCAATGGGCATGGTCGCGGACCCGAAGTACTTTTCACGGGTCAGAGAGATCTGTGACAAGTACGACGTTCTCCTGATAGTCGACGAAGTTCTTTCAGGGATGGGACGTACGGGAGCCAATTTTGCCATTGAACATTGGAACACGCGCCCCGACATCATCACCTGCGGAAAAGGGATCAGCAGCGGCTATACTCCGCTGGGCGCGGTCATCACAACAAATGAGATCCATGACGCTGTACGCATTGGAAGCGGTGCTTTCGAACACGGATTCACCTACGGCGGCAACCCACTCTCCTGCGCAGTGGGCTCGGCTGTCCTGACCTACATCCAAGACAACAAGCTCGTGGAAAACGCAGCGACCGTCGGATCCTACCTGCAAGAGCGGGTGGCCCAAGAAATCGGTGGTCTGGATATCGTCGGTGAAGTTTCCGGGAAAGGCATGCTATGTGGAATCGAGATCGTGGCCGACAGAGAAACTAAGGAACCATTCTCTCCAGAAATAGCGATAGCTACCCGCATCGCTCGTCGAACTCAGGAGCTGGGAGTACTCATCAATCCTTCGTTCAGCGGAAACGTCGACGGCTATCGAGGAGATCGGTTCGGAATCTGCCCTCCGCTTACGTTCACACGCGAGCAAGTCGATGAAACCGTCGACGCGTTAGGCAGAGCCGTTCGAGAAGTCCGTGAGCAAGTCAGGTTCGAGTAG
- a CDS encoding cytochrome c oxidase assembly protein: MLRSDGRAQEQTPLNRTGADEAAARLPTLIVVVVAMAAVSLAVAVRTGAYLGPEAYTSIAREFPGSAVATAAAVLRSVAEMFSVLSLGTLTLGLMFISRTRSLGWSSASHSVRGMLRIFSAVWSTTALILIVVDALNTNGTSFSALGGPSQLWFALTATFYARAWLIVFGAAFLVFVVSMFAESWAAHAFALGVGSVSVLAPVVISQVLVGPNHDLAEDAAMIQTPVIAVTLGAAVTAVFVELLHPRIGLLRRLARSWMLWLGILVIVDFDIVITWFKLAGQTLSGSITGWQMLIRWVGLAVIVIGLLRARSGRSPWAIGAVLVGFTGWSAMTAAMTLAPSPNYFAQTRTIEVFLGYAVDAAPEFLTLLSAWRIDLLMTTIAAVAMIAYGVGRQTIRRRGETWPLLHTVSWMAGWVTAIAVTSSGVGKYSTADFGLHMVVHMVLNMIVPILLVLGGPLSLLQQATAGSGRVALQIHARIEALIMWRWTKFLLHPLLVFVVYVSSLYILYLTPVFGSLVQYHFGHQLMNVSVLIIGCAFFSLVVGIDRLPAELPQLGRLGFLLAAMPFHAFFGIVLTTAQIPVAQNFYRSIDLDWLDISGAQAVAGVAVWAGGQLPLLAAVIILAVRWTRQDGRADSRADDVRRLHGERDAYGDALARLARRGAGAPTGRRGSASDATASQQAGALQDHDAL, translated from the coding sequence ATGCTGCGCAGTGATGGCCGGGCGCAGGAGCAGACTCCCCTGAATCGGACCGGCGCAGACGAAGCGGCAGCCCGATTGCCGACTCTCATCGTCGTAGTTGTCGCCATGGCCGCTGTGTCTCTTGCGGTGGCAGTGCGAACGGGAGCGTATCTCGGCCCGGAGGCCTACACGTCGATCGCGCGCGAGTTCCCCGGATCGGCTGTGGCGACGGCCGCAGCAGTGCTGCGTTCGGTGGCTGAGATGTTCTCAGTCCTGTCTCTGGGCACCCTAACGCTGGGGCTGATGTTCATTTCGCGGACGCGTAGCCTAGGGTGGTCGAGCGCGAGTCACTCGGTTCGAGGCATGCTGCGGATCTTCAGCGCAGTGTGGTCCACGACGGCTTTGATCCTGATCGTCGTGGATGCCCTGAACACCAATGGCACGTCCTTTTCGGCGTTGGGCGGTCCGAGTCAGTTGTGGTTCGCGTTGACGGCGACTTTCTACGCTCGGGCTTGGCTCATCGTCTTCGGTGCCGCGTTCCTGGTCTTCGTCGTCTCGATGTTTGCTGAGAGCTGGGCCGCACACGCGTTCGCCCTGGGCGTCGGATCGGTCTCAGTCCTCGCGCCGGTAGTCATCTCGCAGGTGCTCGTCGGACCCAACCACGATCTGGCTGAGGACGCCGCCATGATCCAGACTCCTGTGATCGCCGTGACCCTGGGTGCCGCTGTCACTGCGGTGTTCGTGGAGCTTCTTCATCCCCGAATCGGTCTTCTTCGGCGACTGGCTCGATCATGGATGCTGTGGCTGGGAATCCTCGTCATCGTCGACTTCGACATCGTGATCACCTGGTTCAAGCTGGCCGGGCAGACCTTGTCAGGGTCGATCACCGGCTGGCAGATGCTGATCAGGTGGGTCGGGCTGGCCGTCATCGTCATCGGATTGCTGCGTGCGCGATCGGGTCGAAGTCCTTGGGCTATAGGGGCCGTATTGGTCGGGTTCACCGGTTGGTCCGCGATGACAGCGGCCATGACCCTGGCTCCTTCGCCTAACTACTTTGCGCAGACTCGGACCATTGAAGTCTTCCTCGGCTATGCCGTCGACGCTGCACCTGAATTCCTCACCTTGCTTTCGGCCTGGCGGATCGACCTGCTGATGACCACCATCGCCGCTGTGGCGATGATCGCCTATGGCGTCGGCAGACAGACGATTCGCCGTCGTGGTGAGACCTGGCCGTTGCTGCATACGGTGTCCTGGATGGCCGGGTGGGTGACCGCAATCGCAGTCACCTCGTCGGGAGTGGGCAAGTATTCCACCGCTGACTTCGGTCTGCACATGGTTGTTCACATGGTGTTGAACATGATCGTTCCGATCTTGCTTGTCCTGGGAGGACCTCTGAGCCTGCTGCAGCAGGCGACAGCAGGTTCCGGTCGAGTCGCTCTGCAGATCCATGCGCGCATTGAGGCGTTGATCATGTGGAGATGGACGAAGTTCCTCCTGCATCCGCTACTCGTCTTCGTCGTCTACGTCTCGTCACTGTACATTCTCTATCTCACGCCTGTGTTCGGCAGTCTCGTGCAGTACCACTTCGGCCATCAGCTGATGAATGTCAGTGTGCTCATCATCGGCTGTGCGTTCTTCTCCCTCGTCGTCGGCATCGACCGGCTTCCGGCGGAGCTGCCGCAGCTCGGCAGACTCGGCTTCCTGCTTGCCGCAATGCCGTTTCACGCCTTCTTCGGAATCGTGCTCACGACCGCTCAGATCCCTGTGGCCCAGAACTTCTATCGTTCGATCGACCTGGACTGGTTGGACATCTCCGGCGCACAAGCTGTCGCCGGGGTCGCCGTTTGGGCCGGCGGTCAGCTGCCGCTGTTGGCCGCCGTCATCATCTTGGCAGTGCGGTGGACTCGACAGGACGGGAGGGCCGATTCGCGAGCCGACGATGTCCGGCGTCTGCACGGCGAGCGTGATGCTTATGGCGACGCGCTCGCCCGTTTGGCCCGTCGCGGGGCAGGCGCCCCAACTGGTCGCAGGGGATCAGCCAGCGATGCCACGGCATCTCAGCAGGCCGGAGCGCTGCAGGATCACGATGCTCTCTGA
- a CDS encoding ABC transporter substrate-binding protein: protein MKRMSSLAMSSLGCLCLLAMSACGNASDAAGKYEGKTVCIDQNTTATVISDILKGIDDQLETQKDAGLNVVTENPNGDTAAEQTIAQKFINDGCDVVVPIGTAASQLMSTVIKDIPIVFAASSTPVEAKLVDSMQNPGKNVTGVADILDPAPDIDAMRKIMPEVGTVGLVWKLGDPAGEAQTKKAMKHLDSLGIEYVPASITTGSEIVQATKSLVGRADAIEIPGDNATMSAIGGLMQTADDANLPVFGGTSMVVEEGGVLSTTFDYKDVGAEVAKLAVKVVDGADPAETAVVVPEASGYDLNITKLEKLGLDIPSDIKESAITTY, encoded by the coding sequence ATGAAACGCATGTCCTCCCTTGCCATGTCTTCATTAGGTTGTTTGTGTTTGCTGGCAATGTCTGCCTGCGGGAACGCGTCCGATGCTGCTGGCAAATACGAGGGAAAAACCGTTTGCATCGACCAGAACACTACCGCGACTGTTATCAGCGACATACTGAAAGGGATCGACGATCAGCTCGAGACCCAAAAGGATGCGGGCTTGAATGTCGTGACTGAAAATCCCAACGGCGATACTGCAGCAGAACAGACCATCGCGCAGAAGTTCATCAACGACGGCTGTGACGTCGTCGTTCCCATAGGCACAGCAGCATCTCAACTGATGTCCACGGTGATCAAAGACATCCCTATCGTATTCGCCGCCTCATCCACACCCGTCGAGGCGAAGCTCGTCGACTCGATGCAGAATCCCGGAAAGAATGTCACCGGAGTCGCTGACATTCTCGATCCTGCACCAGACATCGATGCGATGAGAAAGATCATGCCTGAAGTGGGCACCGTGGGATTGGTTTGGAAGCTCGGCGACCCGGCCGGCGAAGCGCAGACGAAGAAGGCAATGAAGCACTTGGACTCCCTAGGAATCGAATATGTGCCCGCAAGCATCACCACCGGGTCAGAGATCGTCCAAGCGACGAAATCGCTTGTGGGACGTGCCGACGCCATTGAAATCCCGGGCGACAACGCCACCATGAGCGCAATCGGAGGACTCATGCAGACCGCCGATGATGCAAACCTGCCGGTATTTGGCGGAACAAGCATGGTCGTGGAGGAAGGTGGAGTTCTCTCGACGACCTTCGACTATAAGGATGTCGGCGCCGAGGTGGCCAAACTGGCGGTAAAGGTGGTGGATGGTGCTGACCCAGCAGAAACTGCTGTGGTCGTTCCAGAAGCCAGTGGGTACGACCTCAACATCACGAAGCTGGAGAAGCTCGGGCTCGACATTCCCAGCGACATCAAAGAATCAGCTATCACAACCTACTGA
- a CDS encoding ABC transporter permease, translating to MLWNLIEVSLQVGLLYVPLVLGIYLAMGVMSLPDLTLQGSFGVGGSVAATLSIAGYNPFISLGISMVAGMICGLITAGLHLVLRLSVLLSGILVATACYSLCLIIMNSGNLSLAGSTTIFSWAETTTLSYGTVTIITGALVAAVLCSAYLWFLHTEYGLSLVAAGKDIQTARGLGVRTERRQAVGLAIANALAALSGGLVVHSQGFMDVTIQTTVIVIGLAAMMIGLSMTRSPRILLIVLALVGGAIVYRFAVSGALHLGLNPNLLQLITASLVVLVIAARSHGKSITVSFTSKGRKERRIAQTQFYEEDRVASFI from the coding sequence ATGTTGTGGAATCTCATAGAAGTGTCACTTCAAGTTGGGCTGCTGTACGTGCCCCTGGTCCTCGGAATATATCTGGCGATGGGCGTCATGAGCCTGCCAGACCTCACCCTGCAAGGGTCGTTCGGAGTCGGCGGCTCCGTCGCAGCAACCCTCAGTATTGCAGGATACAACCCGTTTATCAGCCTCGGAATTTCAATGGTCGCGGGGATGATCTGCGGATTGATCACCGCCGGGCTCCACCTGGTCCTGCGACTAAGCGTGTTGCTCTCGGGAATTCTAGTCGCGACCGCCTGCTACTCACTGTGCCTGATCATCATGAACTCGGGAAATCTCTCACTGGCTGGCAGCACCACCATTTTCAGCTGGGCGGAGACGACCACACTTTCCTACGGTACGGTCACCATTATCACTGGAGCCCTCGTGGCCGCTGTGCTGTGCAGTGCCTATCTGTGGTTCCTCCATACTGAGTACGGACTGTCACTCGTCGCGGCCGGCAAAGACATCCAGACCGCTCGCGGTTTGGGCGTGCGCACCGAAAGGAGACAAGCAGTCGGCCTCGCGATCGCAAATGCGTTGGCAGCGCTGAGTGGCGGATTGGTGGTCCACAGTCAAGGCTTTATGGACGTCACCATCCAAACAACTGTGATTGTCATCGGACTTGCCGCCATGATGATTGGACTGAGCATGACACGCTCGCCGCGGATCCTTCTCATCGTTCTCGCCCTCGTTGGCGGTGCAATTGTCTATCGATTCGCAGTGTCCGGTGCACTTCACCTGGGACTGAACCCCAACCTACTGCAGCTCATCACAGCATCTTTGGTGGTATTGGTGATCGCTGCCCGTTCCCATGGCAAATCCATCACAGTCAGTTTCACGAGCAAGGGTAGAAAAGAACGTCGGATCGCCCAAACCCAGTTCTACGAGGAGGACCGAGTTGCAAGCTTCATCTGA
- a CDS encoding ABC transporter ATP-binding protein — MRLTNITKRFQRPGQEDFTALDGISLSVSPGTFLSVIGSNGAGKSTMLSIIAGNILADEGSVEVRGTDLSRRPSWRRVGSISRVRQDPQQNMISALTIEENFALAIAGKSNRFRLRLPSKKSIRNMAAELLEPLNMGLEDRLSTISGNLSGGQRQAIAVAMAAIGDPAVMLLDEHVAALDPNSAGRVNEATERVVRQKQITTIMVTHDMNHALTHADRLIMMHAGKIVLDFDGPRLRDLGPQDLQEQFASLSRGTLSDATLLSTTTGGDVVDCQE, encoded by the coding sequence GTGCGACTGACGAATATTACTAAACGGTTTCAACGTCCAGGGCAAGAGGACTTCACCGCTCTCGATGGGATCAGCCTCAGCGTTTCGCCGGGGACATTTCTTTCCGTCATCGGTTCGAACGGAGCGGGCAAGTCGACTATGCTGTCCATCATTGCCGGCAACATTCTCGCTGACGAAGGCTCGGTAGAAGTTCGAGGCACTGACTTGTCGCGCCGTCCCAGTTGGCGCAGAGTGGGAAGCATCTCGCGGGTACGACAGGACCCACAACAGAATATGATCTCAGCGCTGACAATCGAAGAGAATTTCGCTCTCGCAATAGCAGGAAAGTCGAATCGCTTTCGACTGCGGTTGCCCTCGAAGAAGAGTATTCGGAATATGGCTGCAGAACTTCTCGAACCGCTGAATATGGGGCTCGAAGACCGTTTGTCCACAATTTCCGGCAATCTCTCTGGGGGACAGCGCCAGGCCATTGCGGTTGCTATGGCAGCGATTGGAGACCCTGCTGTCATGTTATTAGACGAACATGTCGCAGCTCTCGACCCCAACAGTGCCGGCAGAGTTAACGAAGCCACCGAACGAGTCGTGCGACAAAAGCAGATTACAACCATCATGGTGACGCATGACATGAATCACGCATTGACACATGCCGACCGCCTGATCATGATGCATGCTGGCAAGATCGTCCTAGACTTTGACGGCCCGCGCTTGCGCGACCTCGGGCCGCAGGATTTGCAGGAACAATTTGCTTCGCTGTCTAGAGGGACCCTCAGTGATGCGACGCTCCTCAGCACAACAACTGGAGGGGATGTCGTTGACTGTCAAGAGTGA
- a CDS encoding alpha-ketoacid dehydrogenase subunit beta, producing the protein MTMSEAIVEAIGDAMAADSSIFLMGQDIGEFGGPMNSSKGLWERFGPQDALIDAPISEAAMVGTAIGAAMAGARPIVDLMFGEFVNLAMTPLGLEGASVAFRTAGGLTVPVVVRAKYGTGPHRGHPETPVGALMNFPGLKIVAPTTPQDSYSLMSAAIADPNPVVFLEHMSLLHAGRGNVDRNQQVPIGAADVVHDGDDVTIVTSGMMVKRAVRAAKQLAKEGIAAEIVDLRTIKPLDVPTILRSAQKTQALLLVEESWPTGGPTSEICTQIVRHASLDGGSCRIDVLAPPDVPIPYAQSLENSYLPDTVRIVDAVKTLVKTEVAV; encoded by the coding sequence ATGACGATGAGTGAGGCGATCGTTGAAGCTATCGGGGATGCCATGGCCGCTGATTCCTCAATATTCCTGATGGGGCAGGACATCGGCGAGTTCGGCGGGCCGATGAACTCAAGCAAAGGACTATGGGAACGATTCGGACCACAAGACGCACTCATTGACGCCCCGATCTCTGAGGCGGCAATGGTCGGCACTGCAATCGGTGCGGCAATGGCGGGCGCTCGACCCATCGTCGATCTGATGTTCGGCGAGTTTGTCAATCTGGCGATGACTCCCCTTGGGCTGGAGGGGGCATCAGTTGCATTCAGAACAGCTGGTGGTCTGACTGTGCCGGTCGTCGTTCGTGCCAAATATGGAACTGGACCACACAGAGGGCATCCGGAAACTCCTGTTGGTGCACTGATGAACTTCCCTGGGCTCAAAATCGTTGCTCCAACTACACCACAAGATTCATACTCATTGATGTCGGCAGCAATTGCTGACCCGAATCCAGTGGTATTTCTCGAGCACATGAGTTTGCTACACGCCGGCAGGGGAAACGTTGATAGGAATCAACAGGTACCCATCGGTGCAGCCGACGTCGTGCATGACGGCGACGATGTCACGATCGTGACGTCGGGAATGATGGTCAAACGTGCGGTTCGTGCAGCCAAGCAACTCGCCAAGGAAGGTATCGCTGCTGAAATCGTCGATCTCCGTACTATCAAACCGTTGGATGTTCCTACCATTCTTCGTTCTGCGCAGAAGACGCAGGCTTTGCTTCTGGTCGAGGAGTCCTGGCCAACTGGAGGTCCGACCAGCGAAATCTGCACTCAAATCGTTCGCCACGCATCACTTGACGGCGGCTCATGCCGAATCGACGTTCTTGCCCCGCCGGATGTGCCAATCCCCTATGCACAAAGCTTAGAGAACTCGTATTTGCCCGACACGGTTCGCATTGTCGACGCAGTCAAGACCCTTGTGAAAACGGAGGTAGCAGTATGA